From Archaeoglobus sulfaticallidus PM70-1:
AAATAAAAAAAGAAAAATTAAAGTATACACTCCCGAGCAGATGGTACGCAAGCTTGGCAAGATCACCATTAACCTATATCCACTCTACCATTGCCGTTGAAGTCTGCTAACCGATTGGAGCTGCCAAAGATCATGCATCCGAGTATCATCAAATCTGCGATGGAGACATACTATTAGCTGGAAGTGTTGTCAACTTCAATTTTATATGCCATTCGTACATCAAAAAATCCCGTGCTGTACATAATAATCCTGACAGGGAAATGCAACCTGAACTGCAGCTATTGCGGTGGAAGCATTGATGAAAGAATAATGCCTGCTGAGATAAGCTATCCACTGGAGGAGCTATACGAATTCCTGAATCGGGATAGTGACCTATCCATAGCATTCTATGGAGGAGAACCGCTGCTGCGGATAGATCTGATAAAAGATATAATGGAGAATGTGGAGGCAAAACATTTCATACTTCAAACCAATGGATTACTCCTCGACAGGTTAATTGACGAGCTAGATGACATAAATGAGTTTTCCACAATACTGGTATCCATTGATGGTGTAAAGGAGGTGAACGATTACTACAGAGGGAAAACATATGAAAGAGTCATGAGGAATGTTGAGATAATAAAAAAGCACTACAAAGGAGAGCTTATAGCGAGAATGGTTGCCACAGAGAGAACGGATATATACAGGGATGTTCTGCACTTGCTTGAGCGTTTTGAATATGTTCACTGGCAGATAAATGCTGTCTGGGTGGATGAGGATTTCTACAGCGATTTCATTCAGTGGATTAGGGAATATAATCGGGGAATAGGCAAACTTGTGGATTTCTGGATTAAAGAGCTCGAGAGAGGTGTTGTTAGAAAGATAGTCCCGTTTCTCGGGATTGCTTCAGCTTTGCTGGGATACAGTCTACCAAAACCACCTTGTGGTTCTGGAGAAAACTCTTTTGTGATAAGCACAGATGGAAAAATACTCGCTTGCCCCATATGTGCAGACCTCGAGTGGAATCTGGCAGGGGACATATGGAATGGCATTAACAGGAACAGTTTCTTGGATGTTGATAGATGTTCGGGGTGTTCAGCATTCTCTGTTTGTGGCGGGAGGTGCCTGTTCTTCAACAGAGAAAGGCTGTGGAGTGAAAATAAGATGAACGCTGTCTGTGATGCCACCAAAAACCTCATTTCCAGAATCGAGTGGCACATACCACGGATAAAATCCCTGATTGAGGAGAAAATTGTATACGAGAGAGATTTGATTTATCCAAAGTATAATAATACCACTGAAATAATACCCTAACAATAGAAGTGTAATATTTTAGTAATATTCCAGTAATATGATCGAAAACCTTAAATTCTCAAGGTGACCTCTCCAAGAGAGGATGCCAAAGGTTAGTCTCGATATACCGAAAGAACTGTATGATGACCTTATGGAACATGTCGGTGAGGATAAGAAGTTCGTAAACCTAAGCGAAGCTATACGCACGGCAATAAGAAAAATGCTCGATCAGCTGGATGAAATAGATAGAAGACATGGAAGATTAAAGGAAAAGAAATCGAAGGAGTGAGGGAGTACTATGTTGCTGTCAGAATTTGTTATGTGGGTTGCTGTAACACTCGGTATCGTTACAACCATAGCGATCATATCAGAGCGGTTTGGAGTGGAGATTGCAATAGGAATCTATGCATCTCTGACAGTTATAGCAAACATAATTGCAGTAAAGCTGATTTCTGTTGGAACTGTGCCGTACTTCGGCTTGCTCGTGGGACCTGCAGGAGTTATCGTTTATGCATCAACTTTCCTGATAACTGATATAATAAGTGAGATCTACGGGAAAGAGATTGCTAAGAAAACAGTAATTACCGGATTCTTCGCCAACATAGTGGCAGTTGCATCAATCATGATAGCAGTGATATGGAGTCCCGCACCCTTCATGCCAGAAAACCTGCTTAAGAGCTTTGATACAATATTCAGCATGACTCCGAGGGTAGTCATAGCATCTATAATTGCATATCTGATCTCACAGACCCATGATGTTTACGCTTACCATTTCTGGAAAGCAAAGACCAAGGAGAGGTTTCTGTGGTTGAGGAACAACGCATCTACAATGGTCTCTCAGCTTATAGATACGATCGTGTTTATAACACTGGCTTTCTATGGTGTATTCGACTTAAACGTTCTGTTAGCGATGATCACCGGACAGTATCTGCTCAAACTGACAATAGCGCTTGTCGATACACCTTTCATGTACATTGCCGTTTACACGAGAGGTTTGGTAAAATCCTATAATTTATAATATTCGAAATTCTTTTTTTAAATGAAAATCCTTGATACCGATTTTTTAAAAACTTATATGCCTCTAATAATGTATGACAACATAATCTTCGGGGTCTGTGCAACTCAGAAATCCTCCAAGAGGTTGATTTTTGTAGTGAATGAGTAACATTCTGAGACACCTCAGTAAAAAGCTCGCCGATTTTCTGAGATATGGTTTTGAAGAGGTTAATGGGATGGAATTTATGATCTCGTATATGCTGAAGATAGAGGTAAATTAAATAAAGTCATCTTGGAAGCAGAAAATGGTTTTTCGTTTGGGGAAAAGCTGAGAATTGAAACAGGAGATAGTAAATACGGGGAACTTTTTTCGAAATAGGACAGAATATAGCGACTGGAATTTTCGTTGATTACCAGTCAGAAAAGCATATGAGCTGGAAGTGTATAGAAGTTTCTTCGAGAATACGAAGATATTCTCCATATTTTGCAGAAATGCGAAGAACAAAAGACCAAAGTGTTTAAGGTTTTCTATGATGCCCTCATCCGATGCTATCTGATAGCAGGAAAAAGTGAAATGATACCAGTGAAATTCAGGTTTGGATGTATAAATTTTTGAGAGAAAAGATATATCGAAAGAGGGTTTAATTAAGGTTCAGCTTTTTCAGTTTTTGGCAATGCCTTGTTTATCTCTTCGAGAATTTCATCATCACTTTTTCCTTCAGTGTCTATTCCAAGATCCTTAGCGATTTTCTCGAGCTTAGCTCTCTTGTCTTGGGGTGTATACTTACCTTCCTCAAGATCTTTTTCGAATCTCCTCAGCTCGATTTCAGCCTCTTTCTGTGCTTTTTTGAATTCACCCATGCTTTTTCCGAGACTCCTCGCAAGCTCAGGGAGTTTGCTTGCTCCAAATAGCAGGAATGCTATCAACAAGATTGCGAGCAATTCATTTGGACCTATGCTGAACATTCGAACACCTCCAACGCTACTATGTTGGTGTTCCAATATTTAAAATCTTCCGAGCAAAATGGACCAACTGAATAGAATAATTCTGTTAAGATTTTGCTGTAGTATGCGTGCTATGTATCATAATCATGCCTACACTAAAAGTGTTAAATATTTAAATAGTACATAAAGATATTATGGTTAATAAACCTGATAGAGAAATTTCCGTTAATTTAGAAGATGTTCTTGATCAACTGGACTTGCTTGCAGCTCTCATTGACGAGGATTTCAACATTTTAACGATAAACAGGGAGATTGAGAGGCTGTTTGGAAATGTTACCGGTAAAAAGTGCTTTGAGGTTTTTCATTCGGCAAATGCCCCACCAGATTACTGTGCGATCCTGAACCTTCTGAAAGGTGGAAGTGGTGAGGAAGAGTTCTACGAACAGAGCATCGGCAGATGGCTGAAGGTTAGAGCGAGCAGGCTAAACATCGGTGATTCCACAGTTTTCCTGCACCTCGCAGAAGATGTAACTGAAAGAAAAAAGATGGAAATGGATCTGATCGAGAGGGAAAGGAAGTTCAAGTCGCTGTTTGAATCTGCTGTTGATATAATATACCTCCTGTCACCAGAAGGAAAGATACTGGATGTAAATCCAGCAATAAAGTCGATCGGATACTCGAAAGAGGAAATTATCGGGAAATATGTGTACGATATTTTCACTCCCAATTCAAGAAAAAAATTTTTCGATAAGCTGGATAATCTGATGAAAGAAGGATTCCTGCGACATGAAGTTGAGGTGGTTTCAAAAGATGGCAGGATAATCTCTATGGAGTGTGTGGCCTCCATAATACGGGATAATGGAGATGTGAGTTCAATAATATCCATTCACAGGGACATCACTGAGAGAAAGCAAATGGAAGAGAAGCTTAAAGAATCTGAAGAGAAGTACAGGACGCTGGTTGAAAAAACACATGATGCTGTTTATCTTCTCACACCAGACGGTTTTCTGTTCGTCAACGATAGAGTGTGTGACCTTACAAGGTACACGAAGGAAGAGCTGTACAGAATAGATCCCTTAGACCTCATTCATCCCGATGACAGGGAACGCATAAGGGAATACATAAGAAGGAGATTTAGTGGAGAGAAAGCTCCGGAGTCCCATATATCAAAGATTATCACCAAAGATGGGGAAACGAGGTATTGTGAATTCTCGGTCAAGGCGATAACCTACATGGGCCAGACGGTGATTCTTGGAAGTGTGAGAGACATAACTGAAAAAAAGCTGATGGAGGATAAGCTAAGAGAGTCTGAGGAGAAGTATAGAACGCTTGTGGAGACTATAAACGACATCGTATTTGCACTAGATACAGAGGGAAGATTCACATACCTCAACAAGAAATTCGACGAAATCACAGGATATTCTTCAAAAGACCTTATTGGAAAGCATTTCAGACTTGTTCTCGCTCCGGAATATGTTGATTCAACGATAGAGAAGTTTAAAAGAGGCTTGTCTGGTGAGAAAATACCGCTGTATGAAGTTGAACTGATCGGAAAGAATGGAAGAAGAATCTTCGTGGAGCTGAATGTAACGAACATGAAGGGTAGAGATGGAAAGGTCATAGGAAGGCTTGGGGTTGCCAGAGATATCACCGAAAGAAAAAAGATGGAGAAGAAGCTGGTTGAGCTGAACGAGACGCTGAAACTTATAAATAAAATACTCAGGCACGATTTGCTGAACGATCTGACAGTTATAAGCTACGCTCTCGAGATGTATAAAGAGACGGGAGATGAAGAGATCATTGATAGGGCTTTCAAGGCAATTGAGAGGGGTATTAAACTGATCAGGAAGATGAGAGAGCTTGAAGGGCTGACAAACCTTAGTGAGTTGAGAAAAATTAGTGTCAGGAAGGTTGTTGAGGATGTCACTGAAAAATATCAAGAAATTGAATTTAAAGTGAGTGGAGATTGCGTCGTTTTTGCGGATGAGGCTTTTGGCTCTGTGATTGACAACATAGTGAACAATGCGATTGTGCATGGCAAAACTGACAGGATAGATATAACGATAAAGCATAATGGTTTCTGTGAGATAAGAATCGCAGACTATGGCAAAGGTGTTCCGGATGAGATAAAAGAGAAGATTTTCGAGGAAGGATTCTTCTCAGGAGATACTGGGCATACTGGCCTGGGTCTGTATATTGTGAAGAAGGTTGTTGAAAGATACGATGGAGAGGTCTGGGTGGAGGATAACGAACCGAAAGGAGCTGTGTTTGTGATAAAATTGAAAACTGCTGATCACAAATGCTGAAAAGGTATAAAGACTTCTTCGAAAAATCGGAGGAGGCTTTCTTCATAATCGATAGCGATGGGAGATTTGCTGAAGTGAATCGAAAGTATGTTGAGATGCTCGGCTATTCCAGAGAAGAGTTGATAGGGCATACTGCGAGAAAGCTCGTTCATCCAGACGATCTGGAAGTGTTAAAAAAGAATTTTTTAGAGATCATCAACGGTAAAGCTACGAGATTCGAGTGCAGAGTCATAGCAAAAGACGGCAGGGTGATGTATGTGGAGATTGTTGAATGGCCCATTTTCGAGGAGAACAGAGTTTCCGGGGCGGAAGGCATACTTCGGGATATAACAAAAGAGAAAAAGCAGGAGCTCTGGCTGAGAGAATCAGGAAAAATGTTCGAGGCACTTGCAGAAAAGTCACTGGTCGGGATATACCTCATTCAGGATGGTGTTTTCAAGTATGTCAATCCAAAACTTGCGGAATTGTGGGGGTATGATGTTGATGAGCTTATTGGAAAAAGCCCCCTGCAGTTTATCCATCCGGAATACAGAGAACTAGTTGATAAAAATCTCAAACTCAGGATCGATGGAAAAGTGAAGGCGATCAACTACAAGCTCCAGATAATACGGAAAGATGGTGAGGTCAGAACAAATGAGGTGTTTGGATCCAGAGTCACTTACGGGGGACGACCGGCCATCATTGGGACGCTTATAGACATCACGGAGTCCGAAAGATACAGGAAAAAACTGGAAGAATACCGGAGATTCTATGAGAATGCTCAGGATCTGTTCTTCATACTCGATAACAATGGAAGGTTTTTGGATGTCAACCCAAAGTATGCAGAAATGCTCGGCTATTCCAGAGAAGAGCTGATAGGGCATACTGCGAGAAAGCTCGTTCATCCGGATGAGGTCTCAATGGTTAGAGAGAATTTCAGAAAGGTCATGCAGGGAAAAACAGTCAGGTATGAAGCAAAAGCAATTGCCAAAGATGGGAGAGAGTATGTGATGGAAGTTATACTATGGCCAGTGTTCGAGAATGGCAGGGTTGTTGGCGCCGAGGGAATTCTGAGGGATATCTCTGAAAAGATAGCCATGGAAAAGAAAATCAGAGAGAGTGAGGAGAAATTCAGGAAAATCTTCGAGAAATCACCTAATCTGATTGCAATAATAAACAGAGATTTCGCTTTTATCGAGGCCAATCCGGCCATGGTGAAAAACCTTGGTACAAACCCAATCGGCAAGCGTTTATCCGAAGTTTTGCCGGAGAATGTTGCGAACAGGATGATGAAATACATTAAAAGGATGTTCAAACGAAATAAGCCGCTAAAATTCAGGGATGAGAGTAACGGTAGATACTTCATAAATACACTGGTACCGATTGATTTACCTGATGGAAAATACTGCTTGGTTATCTCGAAAGATGTGACCGATATCGTCAGCATGGGTCTGCTGTTGAAGGCTATGAATACAGTAAACGAGATGATCATGTCAGGAGAGACTGAGCAGAACATACTCAGAAAAGCCTGTGAAGAGCTTAACTCGCTCGAGGGTTTTTCAGCCACAATATTAACAATCGATGGGAAGAAAGTTAGCGTTGCATACAAAAACGAATTTCTGAAACAGGAGTGGATTGACGAGATAGTTGGTGAAAGCCTGAGATACAGAAGAGCTATACGAAAAATGTTTACAGACCATGAAGGCAAAAAAATCAAGATACTCTCATTCCCGATGATTGTTGAGAGAGAAGTTAAGGGTCTGATCGTGCTTCACACGAACAGGTATCTGAGTCGTGATGAGTTCAAGCTGATCAACACCTTGGCAAGCAATCTAGCTTCCGCACTGAAGGCAACAGAACTTGAGAGACTAAAAAGAAAAGCTCTCATTCAAATCGACAGGAATATCGAGCAATTTGCGATTTTAGTTGACCAGATACGGAATCCCCTGTCCGTAATATACGGCCTTGCTGAAATGGAGATGGATGATAAACTCGCCAAAATCGTTACCGAACAGATTGACAGAATCTTGAAAATTGTCGAAAAACTCGACAGGGGATGGCTGGAGTCTGAAGAGATACGAAAGTTTCTGTGGAAATAGCATTGCCGATAGTATCAACCATTCAAGGTAAAAAGTAAAGTTTTTCTAAAGATTAATCGTAACTGAAACCGGTGATCAGATGGAGTATGATGATGTTGTTGAAGCAGTATATGAGCTGTTTTTAAAGGCTGAAACCGATCTTGGCGAGGATGTTGTTGAGGTAATCAGGAAAGCTTACGAGAAAGAGACCAACGAAACTGCAAGAAACAACCTTTCTGCAATACTCAGAAACATCGATTCTGCAAGAAAGCTTAAAGTTCCAATGTGTCAGGACACTGGAATTCCGATCGTGTTTGCAGAAGTTGGCAGAGAACTCTGCATTGACTTCGATCTGAAACAAGCCATCATCGACGGTGTTAAAAAAGCCACATCCGAGATACCGATGAGGCCGAATGCGGTACATCCACTATCGAGAGAGAACCCCGGAAACAATGTGGGCTTTCATGTCCCGCAAATAAACATAGATTTGGTGGATGGTGATACATTGAAGCTCGCGGTAATGCCGAAGGGTGCTGGTAGTGAAAATGTCTCCGCTCTGAGGATGTTGCTTCCATCCCAGATAAAGGAGATTCCGAAGTTCATAATAGATGTTGTGAAAAACGCAATGGGCAAGCCCTGTCCTCCGGTATTTCTTGGGGTGGGGATAGGCTCAACATTCGATGGATGTGCAAAGCTCGCCAAGAAAGCCCTTTTGAGAGATGCCAGGAAGATGACGGATGTTGAGCAAAAAATCACCGAAATGGCCAACAGGCTTGGAATAGGACCCATGGGGCTTGGTGGAGATACCACCGTCCTCGGAACATTCATAGAAATTGGTTACTGCCATACTGCATCGCTTCCAGTGGCTGTCAATGTGCAGTGCTGGGCGAACAGAAGGGCTGTAACATATCTGAGGTGATAGTTATGGAGTATTATATCGAAACTCCCATCAAAAAGGATGAAATTCTGAAGCTCAGGGCTGGAGATATAGTCTATGTTAGCGGCGAGATCTTCACGGCAAGGGATGAGGCCCATATGAGGGCGATAGAGTATATGGATGAAGGGAAAGAATTGCCCGTGAACTTTGATGGAGCGGTTGTGTATCACTGCGGGCCCCTGATGAAAAAAGTTGGTGGTGAGTGGAAGGCTGTCTCAGCCGGACCAACAACTTCAGCCAGAATGAACAGTTTAGCTCCTAAGATTCTCGAGAAAGTTGAGGTCATGGGAATAATAGGCAAGGGTGGTATGAGCTCGGAGGTCGTGAATGCGCTTAAAGGCAAAGGAGTTTACTTCGCATACACCGGAGGGGCTGGGGCTCTGGCAAGTCATGCGATTAAGAAAGTCAAGGGAGTTTACTGGGATGATCTCGGGATGCCTGAGGCTGTCTGGGTGTTTGAGGTTGAGAATTTTGGCCCGCTAATCGTTGGAATAGACAGTCATGGAAACAGTTTGTATGCGAGAATAAACGACAGCATTGAAGCAAACTATAAAGAGATCCTGAAAGAAATAGAAAATATAAAACTTAAATTATAATTTTTAGCTCTTTCTTAGCTGTATCTCTGTTTCAGCACTTTCTTGTCTATCTTGCCCACACTCGTCTTTGGAATCTCATCAACAAACTCGTATCTGTCGGGAACTGCCCATTTGGTGATCTTTCCTTCCTCAACGAATTTCATCAGGAATTCTTTAAGCTCTTCAGGAGTTGGTTTCTCTCCCATCGGGGTTATGATTGCAAGAGGCCTCTCGCCCCACTTCTCATCAGGGATACCTATGACGGCAACCTCCCTCACCTTCGGATGCATGCTGAGGAGGTTCTCAAGCGTTAGCGTTGAAATCCACTCTCCACCGCTCTTCACGACATCCTTGAGCCTGTCAACTATGGTTATGTATCCAAGCTCATCAACAACGGCTATATCTCCAGTATGGAGCCATCCTCCCTCCCATAGTTCCTTGGTCTTCTCCTCGTTCTTCAGATAGCTCTGGGTGAGCCATGGCGCTCTTGCAACGATCTCTCCCATCTCTTTTCCGTCGTTCTTCACATCCTCCATGTTCTCGTTAACAACCCTGATGTACACCAACGGTATCGGGAATCCGGTCTTTATCATGTACTCTATCTGTTCTTCCTCGCTGAGGTCTCTGACTTCTGGTCTCAGAAATCCCAGAGTGAGCACAGGGCATGTTTCGGACATTCCATACCCAGCCATTGTGATTATACCCTTCTCTCTTGCCCTCAAAGCCAGTCCTTTTGTTAATTTCGAACCACCAAGGACAACCTTCCAGTTGTTGAACTTCACACCTTCGGGCAGATTATCAACGATCATCTGGAGTATCGTTGGCACACAGTGGCTGAAGGTTACCCTTTCGCTGAATATGAGCTTGGCAATCATCTGGGGTTCATATCTACCCGGATAAACCTGTTTGTAGCCAAGCATGGTTGAGACATACGGTATTCCCCATGCATGGACATGGAACATCGGAGTTAGAGGCATGTAAACCTCCCTGTCACTCAGCCGTATCGCACTTGAGCGTCCGAGAACAGATACGGCAACAGCCAGAGTGTGGAGAACAAGCTGTCTATGGGTAAACCAGACACCCTTTGGCCTTCCGGTGGTTCCTGTTGTGTAGGCCATTGTTGCCATCGTATTTTCATCAAAGTCGGGGAAATCGTAATTGCTATCAGCATCTTTAAGCAGGCTCTCATATTCCATATCCGTCAGAGAGGTTTCGGGCATCCCATCATCGGTCATGACCACATAGTGCTTAACAGTATCAAGCTTATCCTTGATCGTCTCGATTAAGGGCAGAAAGTCCTTGAACACGAAGACAACCTCATCCTCAGCATGCTGCATTGTGTAAAGAATATCCTCTGGACTTAACCTGACATTAACGGTATGCAGAACCGCACCAACCATCGGTATTGCGTAATAACATTCAAGATATCTGTGTGAGTCCCAGTCGAGCACAGCAACCTTTGTTCCCTCTTTAACACCGAGGCTTTCAAGAACATTCGCCAGTTTCTTAACCCTCTCGTACATGTCCTTGTATTTGTAGCGGTGCAGGTCTCTGTACACGATCTCCTGATTTGGTGCGTACTTCACACCACTTTCGAGTATATGTTTTATCAAAAGCTGATAGTTGTATGCATACATCCTAGATCACCTACACTGTTCATAACTGATTAACCATTTAAAAGTTTCTAAATTTTTGTTTATCGAAGAGATTACAGAGAAAAACATGTATTTGCTTTATAATTTAGTTAAGAAAACTTTAAAATATAAGTTCGATTTATAATTATTTTTCAACATCTTTTTTTAACCTCCCAAACAACCCGCTTCGTGCCGAGGAAATTGAAGTTCTAAAATCCGCAATAAATGTGGTTGCTACAAGGAAGGCCTATTTTCCGCTTATGCTCTTTCCTCTCTCGAGATCATCGATCTGATATGCATCCTCAAACAGGTGGATCATGTGATCATAGCATAATATTTTCATTACAGTCTGTGGCAAGGAAGTCATTCGCTGATAGATCGTTTTGTTGCCATTGTTCTGGAGATAAACTTCCAAAACGATATATGTCAAATTATCCTCTGCAACTCCCGAATACCTGTCCAGCAGTTTGAATGTTTTGAACCACACCTTTTTAACACAGACCTTTGCTGCCTCGACATCTGTGCAGTTACCCAACTTTCAGCAAAACCTTCTTTGCCGGAACCTTTTGGCCATTAGTATTCTTCGTTGGTTTGTATGAGCCTTTTGTTAGGTTTTTGAGATCATTAATTTTTGCGATGTTCCTGACTTTCATATAATGATCGACACAGCTGGATCGATCTACAAAACCGTTTTTCTGAGTAATTCCGGGAAGTTTTGCAGAAATTTTAAATTCCGTCACTGTCCCAATATACAGAACATACAGAGAGATATACTCGTTGAGCACCACAATCCTTATAAGCACAAGCCAACAGGCATAATGTAGTGGGCCGGTAGCTCAGCTAGGCAGAGCAGCGGACTCTTAATCCGTCGGTCGGGGGTTCAAATCCCCTCCGGCCCGTACCTGATTGGGTTCAAAACCAAAAATTGGTCCTGTTTATTCATAAGTGGAATTTCACCTTCACCATACAACTCCCAACCAGCCAGCCAGCAAATGACTCTGAGGGGTTTCTCCCTTACCCAATCTCTCTATTTTAATAAATCCAGCATCTAACGGCTACAAAAGAATCAATAGCTCCAGAAAAATTGCCTGAAAAATCACAGTCTAGTTACTGTTGAGTTTTTTAACGCACAGCAAATAGATAAGCAAAGCTGGATCCTTACAAAACATCTCAAGGTCATTTTTTCCGAATCCCTAATAAAATTAAATGAGAACTCGTACAAATCCATATTTTTATCTCTCATCTTCAGCAAAGTATAACTCAGAAATAACAAAAGTGAGAACTCAAACCAATAAAACGAGAGATGACAGAGGAAGAATTCTTTATTGTTGGAATAGAATTTGCAAAAGTGACAAGCCAAAAGGTTATGCACGACATTGCTGCAATGAAAACTTACAAGCATATCGATGACAGATTAAATCTCCACATGGCTCTAAGGAGCTTAGAGCTGGTGCCATGATTGAAGAATCCGACATAGTCTTATAGATGGAACTCTAAGCGGCTACATCGTAAGTCCTCCAGCCACTTTACGGACAACAAAACTTACACAAGCGTTGCGGACAGGTACGACTTCAACAACCTCATCGAAGACTTCATTGAAGCTCTCGACAGTTGGTGAATATAGGTCGAGAGTGACATCAAAAAGGGACTTTCCCAGCACCAGAGCCTTTTAAGCAGATCGCCTTACTTCGATAAGCTCGAAGAGAAGTACAGTGTCAAGGGTGTAGGAGACCAAGACAACCTCAGGGTTCTGCTCGAGTACATCAAATACTTGCATGTGCTCCCTAATCAAAAACAGCCATTTCTGAAAGTGTTCTCGGTCATTTCACT
This genomic window contains:
- the tatA gene encoding twin-arginine translocase TatA/TatE family subunit, with the translated sequence MFSIGPNELLAILLIAFLLFGASKLPELARSLGKSMGEFKKAQKEAEIELRRFEKDLEEGKYTPQDKRAKLEKIAKDLGIDTEGKSDDEILEEINKALPKTEKAEP
- a CDS encoding FumA C-terminus/TtdB family hydratase beta subunit; protein product: MEYYIETPIKKDEILKLRAGDIVYVSGEIFTARDEAHMRAIEYMDEGKELPVNFDGAVVYHCGPLMKKVGGEWKAVSAGPTTSARMNSLAPKILEKVEVMGIIGKGGMSSEVVNALKGKGVYFAYTGGAGALASHAIKKVKGVYWDDLGMPEAVWVFEVENFGPLIVGIDSHGNSLYARINDSIEANYKEILKEIENIKLKL
- a CDS encoding TIGR04084 family radical SAM/SPASM domain-containing protein; this translates as MLYIIILTGKCNLNCSYCGGSIDERIMPAEISYPLEELYEFLNRDSDLSIAFYGGEPLLRIDLIKDIMENVEAKHFILQTNGLLLDRLIDELDDINEFSTILVSIDGVKEVNDYYRGKTYERVMRNVEIIKKHYKGELIARMVATERTDIYRDVLHLLERFEYVHWQINAVWVDEDFYSDFIQWIREYNRGIGKLVDFWIKELERGVVRKIVPFLGIASALLGYSLPKPPCGSGENSFVISTDGKILACPICADLEWNLAGDIWNGINRNSFLDVDRCSGCSAFSVCGGRCLFFNRERLWSENKMNAVCDATKNLISRIEWHIPRIKSLIEEKIVYERDLIYPKYNNTTEIIP
- a CDS encoding PAS domain S-box protein; the protein is MVNKPDREISVNLEDVLDQLDLLAALIDEDFNILTINREIERLFGNVTGKKCFEVFHSANAPPDYCAILNLLKGGSGEEEFYEQSIGRWLKVRASRLNIGDSTVFLHLAEDVTERKKMEMDLIERERKFKSLFESAVDIIYLLSPEGKILDVNPAIKSIGYSKEEIIGKYVYDIFTPNSRKKFFDKLDNLMKEGFLRHEVEVVSKDGRIISMECVASIIRDNGDVSSIISIHRDITERKQMEEKLKESEEKYRTLVEKTHDAVYLLTPDGFLFVNDRVCDLTRYTKEELYRIDPLDLIHPDDRERIREYIRRRFSGEKAPESHISKIITKDGETRYCEFSVKAITYMGQTVILGSVRDITEKKLMEDKLRESEEKYRTLVETINDIVFALDTEGRFTYLNKKFDEITGYSSKDLIGKHFRLVLAPEYVDSTIEKFKRGLSGEKIPLYEVELIGKNGRRIFVELNVTNMKGRDGKVIGRLGVARDITERKKMEKKLVELNETLKLINKILRHDLLNDLTVISYALEMYKETGDEEIIDRAFKAIERGIKLIRKMRELEGLTNLSELRKISVRKVVEDVTEKYQEIEFKVSGDCVVFADEAFGSVIDNIVNNAIVHGKTDRIDITIKHNGFCEIRIADYGKGVPDEIKEKIFEEGFFSGDTGHTGLGLYIVKKVVERYDGEVWVEDNEPKGAVFVIKLKTADHKC
- a CDS encoding PAS domain S-box protein, encoding MLKRYKDFFEKSEEAFFIIDSDGRFAEVNRKYVEMLGYSREELIGHTARKLVHPDDLEVLKKNFLEIINGKATRFECRVIAKDGRVMYVEIVEWPIFEENRVSGAEGILRDITKEKKQELWLRESGKMFEALAEKSLVGIYLIQDGVFKYVNPKLAELWGYDVDELIGKSPLQFIHPEYRELVDKNLKLRIDGKVKAINYKLQIIRKDGEVRTNEVFGSRVTYGGRPAIIGTLIDITESERYRKKLEEYRRFYENAQDLFFILDNNGRFLDVNPKYAEMLGYSREELIGHTARKLVHPDEVSMVRENFRKVMQGKTVRYEAKAIAKDGREYVMEVILWPVFENGRVVGAEGILRDISEKIAMEKKIRESEEKFRKIFEKSPNLIAIINRDFAFIEANPAMVKNLGTNPIGKRLSEVLPENVANRMMKYIKRMFKRNKPLKFRDESNGRYFINTLVPIDLPDGKYCLVISKDVTDIVSMGLLLKAMNTVNEMIMSGETEQNILRKACEELNSLEGFSATILTIDGKKVSVAYKNEFLKQEWIDEIVGESLRYRRAIRKMFTDHEGKKIKILSFPMIVEREVKGLIVLHTNRYLSRDEFKLINTLASNLASALKATELERLKRKALIQIDRNIEQFAILVDQIRNPLSVIYGLAEMEMDDKLAKIVTEQIDRILKIVEKLDRGWLESEEIRKFLWK
- a CDS encoding ribbon-helix-helix domain-containing protein, coding for MPKVSLDIPKELYDDLMEHVGEDKKFVNLSEAIRTAIRKMLDQLDEIDRRHGRLKEKKSKE
- a CDS encoding queuosine precursor transporter, with amino-acid sequence MLLSEFVMWVAVTLGIVTTIAIISERFGVEIAIGIYASLTVIANIIAVKLISVGTVPYFGLLVGPAGVIVYASTFLITDIISEIYGKEIAKKTVITGFFANIVAVASIMIAVIWSPAPFMPENLLKSFDTIFSMTPRVVIASIIAYLISQTHDVYAYHFWKAKTKERFLWLRNNASTMVSQLIDTIVFITLAFYGVFDLNVLLAMITGQYLLKLTIALVDTPFMYIAVYTRGLVKSYNL
- a CDS encoding fumarate hydratase; the encoded protein is MEYDDVVEAVYELFLKAETDLGEDVVEVIRKAYEKETNETARNNLSAILRNIDSARKLKVPMCQDTGIPIVFAEVGRELCIDFDLKQAIIDGVKKATSEIPMRPNAVHPLSRENPGNNVGFHVPQINIDLVDGDTLKLAVMPKGAGSENVSALRMLLPSQIKEIPKFIIDVVKNAMGKPCPPVFLGVGIGSTFDGCAKLAKKALLRDARKMTDVEQKITEMANRLGIGPMGLGGDTTVLGTFIEIGYCHTASLPVAVNVQCWANRRAVTYLR